In the genome of Tsukamurella paurometabola DSM 20162, the window TGAGTTCTCGACACGCCGCCGCAGGTCAGCGGCCCAAGGCCGGACAAACGATACCGTTGAACCGTGCTTGAACCCAACGGACCCCTGCCGCCCGAGATCTACTGGCGCCGCCGCGTACTGGCGGCGGCCCTCGCGGCGCTGGCGGTCCTCGTAGTGGTGCTGCTGATCGTCTTCGTCGGCGGAGGCAAGGACTCATCCGAGCCCGCTGCGGCCGATTCGTCGTCGGCCACGCAGACGGACCTGCCGTCCTCGCAGCCGCCGTCGAGCGGCGAATCAGGCGCACCCGGAGGCGGATCCGCCGCGGGGCAGAGCGGTGCCCCGCAGTCCGGCGCGTCCCCATCCGGTGCCCCGCAGTCGGGCGCCCAGTCCTCCGGTGCGCCGCAGTCCGGTGGCGGCGTGCCCACGCCGGGCGCCGTGGTCGCCGGTGGGCCGTGTCCGGATACCAACATCTCCGTGGTCGTCGCTGCCGATAAGCCCTCGTACGCGGTGGGTGAGCAGCCGACCTTCGAAGCCACGGTCACCAATGCCGGGTCGGTGCCCTGCTCCCGCGATATCGGGACCGGGCAGCAGCAGTTGGCCGTGCTCACCCTGGACGGTTCGAAGCAGCTGTGGTCGAACTTCGATTGCACCTTCCAGCCCGAGATCAAGAACGAGGTGCTGCAGCCGGGCCAGCAGATCCGGTACAAGCTGCAGTGGGCCGGCACCACCTCGGCGCCCGGCTGCCAGGCGCAGCGCGTGCCCGTCGCCCCCGGCGCCTACCAGGTGGTCGCCCAGTTCGGCGCCAAGCGCAGCGCACCCGTCACCTTCAACGTGACCAAACCGGCTCCGCCGGCGCCCGTTCCCGCCCCCGGGGGTTAGTACCGTTCCACCGAGAGCTCGGACAGTCGCGAGAGCCCCTCGCGCACTTGGCGCGCCCACACCGCTCCGATGCCGGGTACGCCCTGCAGATCGGCGGCCGACGCTGCCAGGAGGGTCTGTAGCGAGCCGAAAGCGGCGACCAGCGCTTCGATCTGGTGGCGCTGTAGCCGTGGAATCGAGCCCAGCAGGCGATAGCCTCGTGGCGACACCGGCTGATCCTGCGCCTCCACGGTGTCCGAAAAGCCGAGGGCAGCAGCCACTGTCGACGCGGTGAGGAGGTCCGCATCGCTGAGCCCATCGATGCGGGCGACCACCTCGCCTACATCGGCGTCGCCGGGCAGGTAATCCCGCAGTACCGGGTCGCGCAGCGAGACCGCTTCGCCCAGAAGATCTTCGAGTTGCAACGCGATCTGCCGGCCCGATGTGCCCAACTCCAGGACCGATTGCTCGATCTCGATGGCCAGCCGCCGCACCAATTCCAATCGCTGCACCACGTGCGCCACTTCGCG includes:
- a CDS encoding BsuPI-related putative proteinase inhibitor; its protein translation is MLEPNGPLPPEIYWRRRVLAAALAALAVLVVVLLIVFVGGGKDSSEPAAADSSSATQTDLPSSQPPSSGESGAPGGGSAAGQSGAPQSGASPSGAPQSGAQSSGAPQSGGGVPTPGAVVAGGPCPDTNISVVVAADKPSYAVGEQPTFEATVTNAGSVPCSRDIGTGQQQLAVLTLDGSKQLWSNFDCTFQPEIKNEVLQPGQQIRYKLQWAGTTSAPGCQAQRVPVAPGAYQVVAQFGAKRSAPVTFNVTKPAPPAPVPAPGG